Proteins from one Listeria weihenstephanensis genomic window:
- a CDS encoding UDP-N-acetylmuramoyl-tripeptide--D-alanyl-D-alanine ligase, which produces MKKTIAEIADMIPVLNDISEWGDVALTGVCFDTRQIKAGDLFVPFIGESRDGHAFVKDAHEAGASAAFWQKDVPNPPAGVPVLMVEDTLTALQDLAKAYLQEVNPKTIAITGSNGKTTTKDIMAAIAASKYRVHKTGGNFNNHIGLPFTILSMPRDTEVAVLEMGMNHRHEIEVLTKIVNPDIALITNVGEAHLEHLGSREEIAKAKMEITAGLASTSLLIYPSEEELLKPLITDQYRVATFGEKGDLHPLMMRTEMEGTSFTTNVAPEVEIFVPIVGEHNVFNTMAAMLAANELGISALDVKEALANMERSNSRLEWLVGTKGSDILNDAYNSSPTALMAVLKTFMHLEAPNKKKFVVVADMLELGEDADTFHYNVGKSIEKGSIDKVFAYGNHIEAFAKAATEKIGEENVFYFETREALKNELLSQVTGDEYIMVKGSYGMGLKDIVAGLTTI; this is translated from the coding sequence TTGAAAAAAACGATAGCAGAAATTGCAGACATGATCCCAGTTTTAAATGACATAAGCGAGTGGGGCGACGTAGCCTTAACTGGAGTGTGTTTTGATACGCGTCAAATCAAGGCGGGGGACTTATTTGTTCCGTTCATCGGTGAATCCCGTGACGGGCACGCATTTGTGAAAGATGCACATGAGGCGGGAGCAAGTGCGGCATTCTGGCAAAAAGATGTGCCGAATCCTCCTGCTGGCGTTCCAGTTTTGATGGTGGAAGATACGTTGACGGCACTGCAAGACCTGGCAAAAGCATATTTACAAGAGGTGAATCCAAAAACAATCGCGATTACGGGAAGCAATGGTAAAACAACGACGAAAGACATTATGGCAGCAATCGCAGCATCGAAATATCGCGTACATAAAACCGGTGGGAATTTTAATAATCATATCGGTTTACCGTTCACGATTCTTAGCATGCCTAGGGATACAGAAGTTGCAGTACTTGAGATGGGCATGAATCATCGCCACGAAATCGAAGTCCTTACAAAAATTGTGAATCCAGATATCGCGCTAATTACTAACGTTGGTGAGGCTCATTTGGAGCATTTAGGATCACGTGAAGAGATCGCCAAAGCCAAAATGGAGATAACAGCAGGCTTGGCGTCCACTAGTTTATTAATTTATCCAAGTGAAGAGGAACTTCTGAAACCACTAATAACCGACCAATATCGCGTCGCAACTTTTGGTGAAAAAGGTGATTTACACCCGCTAATGATGCGTACAGAAATGGAAGGCACGTCCTTCACGACAAATGTGGCACCAGAGGTCGAAATTTTCGTGCCAATCGTTGGGGAGCATAACGTTTTCAATACAATGGCAGCGATGTTAGCGGCGAACGAACTCGGCATCTCAGCACTTGATGTAAAAGAAGCCTTAGCGAATATGGAACGCTCCAATAGCCGCTTAGAATGGCTGGTCGGAACAAAAGGTAGCGATATCTTAAACGATGCATACAATTCGAGTCCAACTGCGTTAATGGCTGTTTTGAAGACGTTTATGCATCTAGAAGCGCCGAATAAAAAGAAATTCGTCGTGGTAGCAGATATGCTAGAACTTGGCGAAGATGCAGATACGTTTCACTATAACGTCGGAAAATCCATCGAAAAAGGAAGCATCGATAAAGTTTTTGCATACGGAAATCATATCGAAGCTTTCGCAAAAGCTGCCACAGAAAAAATTGGTGAGGAAAACGTATTCTACTTCGAGACGAGAGAAGCCCTTAAAAACGAACTATTATCGCAAGTTACCGGAGACGAATACATTATGGTAAAAGGCTCTTATGGTATGGGATTAAAAGACATCGTAGCAGGGTTAACAACAATATAG